The Roseovarius indicus genome has a segment encoding these proteins:
- a CDS encoding DNA alkylation repair protein: protein MTLEDALAQLETHVEPGRAEGMADYHKVPRRYLGVANPAINELAKEWRQTLTVDERVTLARDLWNTDIFEARLAAAKLLTQARIRPDDAVWELIKSWLPDLDSWAIADHAMMAGQKRLTAEPSRIEEVASWTESDSHWIRRAAMVITLPFAHQNNPKPHEDEIRTRVLGWAEAYVQDPDWFIQKSVAWWLRELSKHDAERVRAFLKANASHMKRFARREASKYLDENFG from the coding sequence ATGACCCTGGAAGACGCGCTCGCCCAGCTCGAAACGCATGTCGAACCCGGCCGCGCCGAGGGGATGGCCGATTATCACAAGGTGCCCCGCCGCTATCTCGGCGTCGCCAACCCGGCCATCAACGAGCTTGCCAAGGAATGGCGCCAGACCCTCACGGTCGACGAGCGCGTCACCCTCGCCCGCGATCTCTGGAACACCGATATCTTCGAGGCCCGCCTCGCCGCCGCCAAGCTGCTGACCCAGGCCCGCATCCGCCCGGATGACGCGGTCTGGGAGCTCATAAAAAGCTGGCTGCCCGACCTCGACAGCTGGGCCATCGCCGATCACGCCATGATGGCGGGGCAGAAACGCCTCACCGCCGAGCCCTCCCGCATCGAGGAGGTGGCGAGCTGGACCGAGTCCGACTCCCACTGGATTCGCCGCGCCGCGATGGTCATCACCCTGCCCTTCGCGCACCAGAACAACCCCAAGCCGCATGAAGACGAGATTCGCACCCGCGTCCTCGGCTGGGCCGAGGCCTATGTGCAAGACCCCGACTGGTTCATCCAGAAATCCGTGGCATGGTGGCTGCGCGAGCTGTCGAAACACGATGCCGAACGCGTCCGCGCCTTCCTCAAGGCGAACGCCAGCCACATGAAACGCTTCGCCCGCCGCGAAGCCTCGAAATATCTCGACGAAAACTTCGGCTGA
- a CDS encoding pyridoxamine 5'-phosphate oxidase family protein, with product MGTQYDALSDAHIKLIGKQHLFFCATAAPTGFVNVSPKGMDSLRVLSPNRILWRNFTGSGNETAGHLAQSNRMTLMWCSFTRQPIILRAYGTARTIHPHDTDWAEMADHFPPQPGMRQIYDMSIDMVQKSCGYAVPFFEHVGDRDTLKHWTDDKGEDGIRTYWTERNAKTVDGAPTGIEGPA from the coding sequence ATGGGAACCCAGTACGACGCCCTCTCCGACGCCCACATAAAGCTCATCGGCAAGCAGCACCTCTTCTTCTGCGCCACCGCTGCGCCCACCGGGTTCGTCAACGTCTCGCCCAAGGGGATGGACAGCCTCCGCGTCCTCTCCCCCAACCGGATCCTCTGGCGCAACTTCACCGGCAGCGGCAACGAAACCGCCGGCCACCTCGCGCAATCCAACCGGATGACCCTGATGTGGTGTTCCTTCACCCGTCAGCCGATCATCCTGCGCGCCTACGGCACCGCCCGCACCATCCACCCGCACGATACCGACTGGGCCGAGATGGCCGACCATTTCCCGCCCCAGCCCGGCATGCGCCAGATCTACGACATGTCCATCGACATGGTGCAGAAATCCTGCGGCTATGCCGTGCCCTTCTTCGAGCATGTGGGCGACCGCGACACGCTCAAACACTGGACCGACGACAAGGGCGAAGACGGCATCCGCACCTACTGGACGGAACGCAACGCCAAAACCGTCGACGGCGCCCCCACCGGCATCGAGGGCCCGGCATGA
- the glmS gene encoding glutamine--fructose-6-phosphate transaminase (isomerizing) produces the protein MCGIVGVLGTHEVAPTLVEALKRLEYRGYDSAGIATINEGQLDRRRAVGKLVNLSDLLVHQPLAGKAGIGHTRWATHGAPNVSNAHPHKAGPVAVVHNGIIENYRDLRARLAEKGHDFDTDTDTETVALLTRHFMQEGHGPVEAAKLTLNELEGAYALCFLFDGEPDLLVAARKGSPLAIGHGDGEMFVGSDAIALAPLTDRITYLEEGDCAVVTRTGVTITDAHGDLANREMRTIHMENARVDKAGHKHFMAKEIAEQPVVLGDALRHYLSDDGRNIALDDPKLDFASLDRLTLVACGTAYYACLTAKYWFEQVANLPVDVDIASEFRYREPPVPPRTAALFVSQSGETADTLAALRYCNGRAERLLSIVNANESSIARESDLALPIYAGTEIGVASTKAFTCQLVVLLLLALKAARDRGAMTEDQLADKLSAVRSLPALMNLTLERGEEFRRASNHLAEADHALFLGRGMLYPLALEGALKLKEISYIHAEGYASGELKHGPIALIDQQMPVVVMAPRDALFDKTVSNMQEVMARGGKVLLVTDRGGAEEADDGVWWQLIVPDCDPLVAPILYALPAQLLAYHTAVAKGTDVDQPRNLAKSVTVE, from the coding sequence ATGTGCGGCATCGTAGGCGTATTGGGCACCCACGAGGTCGCCCCCACATTGGTCGAGGCGCTCAAGCGGCTCGAATACCGGGGCTATGACAGCGCCGGCATCGCCACCATCAACGAAGGCCAGCTCGACCGCCGCCGCGCGGTGGGCAAGCTCGTCAACCTCTCCGACCTGCTCGTGCACCAGCCGCTCGCGGGCAAGGCCGGCATCGGCCACACCCGCTGGGCCACCCACGGCGCGCCCAACGTCTCCAACGCCCACCCGCACAAGGCCGGGCCCGTCGCCGTCGTCCATAACGGCATCATCGAGAATTACCGCGACCTCCGCGCAAGGCTCGCCGAGAAGGGCCACGATTTCGACACCGACACAGACACCGAAACCGTCGCCCTCCTGACCCGCCACTTCATGCAGGAAGGCCACGGCCCCGTCGAGGCCGCCAAGCTGACCCTGAACGAGCTCGAGGGCGCCTACGCCCTCTGCTTCCTCTTCGACGGCGAGCCAGACCTTCTGGTTGCCGCCCGCAAGGGCAGCCCGCTCGCCATCGGCCACGGCGACGGCGAGATGTTCGTGGGCTCCGACGCCATCGCGCTCGCCCCCCTCACCGACCGCATCACCTATCTCGAGGAAGGCGACTGCGCCGTCGTCACCCGCACCGGCGTCACCATCACCGACGCCCATGGCGACCTTGCCAACCGCGAGATGCGCACCATCCACATGGAAAACGCCCGCGTCGACAAGGCCGGGCACAAGCACTTCATGGCCAAGGAAATCGCCGAACAGCCCGTCGTCCTCGGCGACGCCCTGCGCCACTACCTCTCCGACGATGGCCGCAACATCGCGCTCGACGACCCGAAGCTCGACTTCGCCTCGCTAGACCGGCTGACCCTCGTCGCCTGCGGCACCGCCTATTACGCCTGCCTGACGGCGAAATACTGGTTCGAACAGGTGGCGAACCTCCCCGTCGACGTGGATATCGCCTCGGAATTCCGTTATCGCGAACCGCCCGTGCCGCCCCGCACCGCCGCCCTTTTCGTCAGCCAGTCGGGCGAAACCGCCGACACGCTCGCCGCCCTGCGCTATTGCAACGGCCGGGCCGAGCGGCTCCTCTCCATTGTCAATGCCAATGAAAGCTCCATCGCCCGCGAAAGCGACCTTGCGCTGCCGATCTATGCCGGCACCGAAATCGGCGTCGCCTCCACCAAGGCCTTCACCTGCCAGCTGGTCGTCCTGCTGCTCCTCGCCCTCAAGGCCGCCAGGGATCGCGGCGCCATGACCGAAGACCAGCTCGCCGACAAGCTCTCCGCCGTCCGCTCCCTGCCGGCGCTGATGAACCTGACACTGGAACGGGGCGAGGAATTCCGCCGCGCCTCCAACCACCTGGCCGAGGCCGACCACGCCCTCTTCCTCGGGCGCGGCATGCTCTACCCCCTCGCCCTCGAAGGCGCGCTGAAACTCAAGGAAATCAGCTACATCCACGCCGAAGGTTACGCATCTGGTGAACTCAAGCACGGCCCCATCGCCCTCATCGACCAGCAGATGCCGGTCGTGGTCATGGCCCCCCGCGACGCGCTCTTCGACAAGACCGTCTCCAACATGCAGGAGGTGATGGCGCGCGGCGGCAAGGTCCTCCTCGTCACCGACCGCGGCGGCGCGGAAGAGGCCGATGACGGCGTCTGGTGGCAGCTCATCGTCCCCGATTGCGACCCGCTGGTCGCCCCCATCCTCTATGCCCTGCCGGCCCAACTCCTCGCCTATCACACGGCGGTGGCCAAGGGCACCGATGTCGACCAGCCCCGCAACCTCGCCAAATCCGTCACGGTGGAGTAA
- the glmU gene encoding bifunctional UDP-N-acetylglucosamine diphosphorylase/glucosamine-1-phosphate N-acetyltransferase GlmU, which yields MATALIILAAGKGTRMKSDLPKVLHKVAGVPMLHHAMRGGAALSPERTIVVAGHGADQVEKAAKDYDADALIALQEEQNGTGHAVSMAKPALDDFSGDAIVLYGDTPFISPETLERMAEARKTHDVVVLGFEAADPARYGRLVMSGDRLDQIVEFKDASDEERAITFCNSGVICADAATLFDLIEQVSNDNASGEYYLTDIVGIANAKGLSATAIACDEAETLGINSRTDLAAAEAAFQARTRAEAMENGVTLPAPETVHFAFDTAIGRDTIIEQNVVFGPGVTVETGAHIRAFSHLEGCHVSRGAVVGPYARLRPGAELAEDTRIGNFVEVKNATIDEGAKVNHLSYIGDAHIGQRSNIGAGTITCNYDGVSKHHTEIGENVFIGSNTMLVAPVTVGNGALTGSGSVITKDVPADALAIARATQVNKPGMARKLFDLLRKKKAQKTKTEAG from the coding sequence ATGGCCACCGCGCTCATCATTCTTGCCGCAGGCAAGGGCACCCGCATGAAATCCGACCTGCCCAAGGTGCTCCACAAGGTGGCCGGCGTGCCGATGCTCCACCACGCCATGCGCGGCGGCGCGGCGCTTTCGCCCGAACGCACCATCGTCGTCGCAGGCCACGGCGCCGATCAGGTGGAAAAGGCGGCGAAAGACTACGACGCCGACGCCCTCATCGCCCTCCAGGAAGAGCAGAACGGCACCGGCCACGCCGTGTCCATGGCCAAACCCGCCCTCGACGACTTCTCGGGCGACGCCATCGTCCTTTACGGCGACACGCCGTTCATTTCGCCCGAAACCCTCGAACGCATGGCCGAGGCCCGCAAAACCCACGACGTTGTCGTGCTGGGGTTCGAAGCCGCCGACCCGGCCCGCTACGGCCGTCTCGTCATGTCCGGCGACCGCCTCGACCAGATCGTCGAATTCAAGGACGCCTCGGATGAAGAGCGCGCCATAACCTTCTGCAATTCCGGCGTGATCTGCGCTGACGCGGCGACCCTCTTCGACCTCATCGAACAGGTCAGCAACGACAACGCCTCCGGCGAATACTACCTCACCGACATCGTCGGCATCGCGAACGCCAAGGGCCTCTCCGCCACCGCGATCGCCTGCGACGAGGCCGAAACCCTCGGCATCAACTCCCGCACCGACCTCGCCGCCGCCGAGGCCGCCTTCCAGGCCCGCACCCGGGCCGAGGCGATGGAGAACGGCGTCACCCTGCCCGCCCCCGAAACCGTGCATTTCGCCTTCGACACCGCCATAGGCCGCGACACGATCATCGAACAGAACGTCGTCTTCGGCCCCGGCGTCACCGTGGAAACCGGCGCCCATATCCGCGCCTTCTCGCATCTCGAGGGCTGCCACGTCTCCCGCGGCGCGGTCGTGGGGCCCTACGCCCGCCTGCGCCCCGGCGCGGAACTGGCCGAAGACACCCGTATCGGCAATTTCGTCGAGGTGAAAAACGCCACCATCGACGAGGGCGCCAAGGTCAATCACCTGTCCTATATCGGCGACGCCCATATCGGCCAGCGCTCCAACATCGGCGCCGGCACCATCACCTGCAACTATGACGGCGTCTCCAAGCACCACACCGAGATCGGCGAAAACGTCTTCATCGGCTCGAACACCATGCTCGTCGCCCCCGTCACCGTGGGCAACGGCGCCCTCACTGGCTCTGGCTCCGTCATCACCAAGGACGTGCCCGCCGACGCGCTGGCCATCGCCCGCGCCACCCAGGTGAACAAGCCCGGCATGGCCCGGAAACTCTTCGACCTTCTTCGAAAAAAGAAGGCGCAAAAAACGAAAACGGAGGCAGGCTGA
- a CDS encoding HAD-IA family hydrolase, translating to MRTVVFDLDGTLADTSGDLIAAANACFRGMGEGDLLDPVADAGTALRGGKAMLTLGMERLGRAGDMAEVERQYPLLLEAYAGAIDTHTTLYPGAMEAVALLADSGYRVAICTNKPERLAAMLLDRLGVSGAFGAMIGADTLPVRKPDPEPLREAVRRAGGVPERALLVGDTVTDRETSRAAGVPSVLVTFGPTGMSVAELEPEALIGHFDELPGVCDRLLGPA from the coding sequence ATGCGGACGGTTGTGTTCGATCTGGATGGAACGCTGGCGGATACGAGCGGCGACCTGATCGCGGCGGCGAATGCCTGTTTCCGGGGCATGGGCGAGGGCGACCTGCTGGACCCGGTGGCCGATGCCGGGACGGCGCTGCGCGGCGGGAAGGCGATGCTTACGCTGGGGATGGAAAGGCTGGGTCGGGCTGGCGATATGGCCGAGGTGGAGCGGCAGTATCCGTTGTTGCTGGAGGCCTATGCGGGGGCGATCGATACGCATACGACGCTTTATCCGGGCGCGATGGAGGCGGTGGCGCTGCTGGCGGACAGTGGCTATCGCGTGGCGATCTGTACCAACAAGCCCGAGCGGCTGGCGGCGATGCTGCTGGACCGGCTGGGGGTGAGCGGGGCGTTCGGGGCGATGATCGGGGCGGATACGCTGCCGGTGCGGAAGCCCGACCCCGAGCCGCTGCGCGAGGCGGTGCGGCGGGCCGGGGGCGTGCCGGAGCGCGCCCTGCTGGTGGGCGATACGGTGACGGATCGCGAGACGAGCCGGGCGGCCGGTGTGCCGTCGGTTCTGGTGACCTTCGGGCCGACGGGGATGAGCGTGGCCGAGCTGGAGCCGGAGGCGCTGATCGGGCATTTCGACGAGCTGCCGGGGGTGTGCGACCGGTTGCTGGGGCCCGCGTGA
- a CDS encoding DegT/DnrJ/EryC1/StrS family aminotransferase, with protein MTEVFKGSFTQQEPIPEDGIAAALDVLRHGRLHRYNLAPGEDGEVALLEREFAAYVGARYALAVASGGYALATALRAVGVKPGDKVLTNAFTLAPVPGAIASVNAVPVFVGVTEDLVIDLDDLEAKAGEASVLMLSHMRGHICDMDRLMEVCNRAGITVIEDCAHTMGAAWKGVPSGRHGLVGCYSTQTYKHMNSGEGGFLVTDDDEVMARAVMLSGSYMLYGRHGTVPPEEVFARVKYETPNVSGRMDNLRAAILRPQLAKLDDQCAAWNARYGAVEDGLRGTPGLTVVARPEAERYVGSSIQFLLLDWPDAAVADVIDRCKARGVELKWFGGAEPTGFTSRYDSWRYAPSERMPKSDRVLKGIVDMRLPLTFSLDDCALIARIIRAEAGAVWQEQAA; from the coding sequence ATGACGGAAGTTTTCAAAGGCAGTTTCACCCAGCAGGAGCCGATCCCCGAAGACGGGATCGCGGCGGCGCTGGACGTGCTGCGGCATGGGCGGTTGCACCGGTATAACCTTGCGCCGGGCGAGGACGGCGAGGTGGCGCTGCTGGAGCGGGAGTTCGCGGCCTATGTCGGGGCGCGCTATGCGCTGGCGGTGGCGTCGGGCGGCTATGCGCTGGCGACGGCGCTGCGGGCCGTGGGGGTGAAACCCGGCGACAAGGTGCTGACCAACGCCTTCACACTGGCGCCGGTGCCGGGGGCGATTGCGAGCGTCAATGCGGTGCCTGTCTTCGTGGGGGTGACTGAGGATCTGGTCATCGATCTCGATGACCTCGAGGCAAAGGCCGGTGAGGCCAGCGTGCTGATGCTGAGCCATATGCGCGGGCATATCTGCGACATGGATCGGCTGATGGAGGTCTGTAACCGGGCCGGGATCACCGTGATCGAGGATTGCGCCCATACGATGGGGGCGGCGTGGAAGGGCGTGCCCTCGGGCCGGCATGGGCTGGTGGGGTGTTATTCGACCCAGACCTACAAGCACATGAATTCGGGCGAGGGCGGGTTTCTTGTCACCGACGACGACGAGGTGATGGCGCGGGCGGTGATGCTGTCGGGGTCGTACATGCTTTATGGCCGGCACGGGACGGTGCCGCCGGAAGAGGTTTTCGCGCGGGTGAAATACGAGACGCCCAACGTGTCGGGGCGGATGGATAATCTGCGGGCGGCGATACTGCGGCCGCAGCTGGCGAAGCTGGACGACCAGTGCGCCGCGTGGAACGCGCGGTACGGGGCCGTCGAGGATGGGCTGCGCGGGACGCCGGGGCTGACCGTCGTCGCCCGGCCGGAGGCGGAGAGATATGTGGGCTCGTCGATCCAGTTCCTGCTGCTCGACTGGCCGGATGCTGCCGTGGCGGACGTGATCGACCGGTGCAAGGCGCGGGGGGTGGAGCTGAAGTGGTTCGGCGGGGCGGAGCCCACGGGGTTCACCAGCCGGTATGACAGCTGGCGATATGCCCCGTCGGAGCGGATGCCGAAATCGGACCGGGTGCTGAAGGGGATCGTGGACATGCGGTTGCCGCTGACCTTCAGCCTCGACGATTGCGCGCTGATCGCGCGGATCATCCGGGCCGAGGCGGGGGCCGTCTGGCAGGAGCAGGCGGCGTAA
- a CDS encoding pyridoxamine 5'-phosphate oxidase family protein — MTDTMKDTFWDRLDDITAGMLSTPTAPPRPMAHVAKRKDDMLWFITAKGTDIEEAAQGGAQGHYTLASSHGQLYAAVEGTLSLVNDPDKLDEIWSPMAAAWFEDGRHDDKVCLVGFKPTKAEVWETDGTAKTLFEMARANMTEDTPDLGKHGHLTF; from the coding sequence ATGACCGACACCATGAAAGACACGTTCTGGGACCGGCTCGACGACATCACCGCCGGTATGCTCTCGACCCCCACCGCCCCGCCGCGCCCGATGGCCCACGTCGCCAAGCGCAAGGACGACATGCTGTGGTTCATCACCGCCAAGGGCACCGACATCGAAGAAGCCGCACAGGGCGGCGCCCAGGGGCACTACACCCTGGCCTCCTCGCACGGTCAGCTTTACGCCGCCGTCGAGGGCACGCTCTCGCTGGTGAACGACCCCGACAAGCTCGATGAAATCTGGTCGCCCATGGCCGCCGCGTGGTTCGAAGACGGCCGCCACGACGACAAGGTCTGCCTCGTCGGGTTCAAGCCCACCAAGGCCGAAGTCTGGGAAACCGACGGCACCGCCAAGACCCTCTTCGAAATGGCCCGCGCCAACATGACCGAGGACACCCCCGACCTCGGCAAGCACGGCCACCTGACGTTCTGA
- a CDS encoding isovaleryl-CoA dehydrogenase translates to MFNAVMKFDLGEDVNALREMTHRWAQDRVKPMAAGIDEENAFPNELWKEMGEMGLLGITVPEEYGGVDMGYLAHVVAVEEVARASASVSLSYGAHSNLCVNQVKLNGSPEQKEKYLTRLVSGEHVGALAMSEAGAGSDVVGMKLKAEKRNDHYKLNGNKYWITNGPDADTLVVYAKTDPEAGSKGITAFLIEKSMKGFSTSPHFDKLGMRGSNTAELIFEDVEVPFENVLGEEGKGVRVLMSGLDYERVVLAGIGLGIMASCLDEIMPYMVERKQFGQPIGNFQLMQGKIADMYTAMNSARAYVYEVAKACDRGEVTRQDAAACCLYASEQAMVQAHQAVQAMGGAGFLNDAPVARIFRDAKLMEIGAGTSEIRRMLVGRELMGAMS, encoded by the coding sequence ATGTTCAACGCCGTGATGAAATTCGATCTGGGCGAGGATGTGAACGCGCTGCGCGAGATGACGCATCGCTGGGCGCAGGACCGCGTGAAGCCCATGGCCGCCGGTATCGACGAAGAGAACGCCTTTCCCAACGAGCTTTGGAAAGAGATGGGCGAGATGGGCCTTCTGGGCATCACCGTGCCGGAGGAATATGGCGGGGTGGACATGGGCTACCTCGCGCATGTCGTGGCCGTGGAAGAGGTGGCGCGGGCGTCGGCCTCTGTCTCGCTGAGCTACGGGGCGCATTCGAACCTGTGCGTGAACCAGGTGAAGCTGAACGGCAGCCCGGAGCAGAAGGAGAAATACCTGACCCGTCTGGTGTCGGGCGAGCATGTGGGCGCGCTGGCGATGTCGGAGGCGGGCGCGGGCAGTGACGTTGTCGGCATGAAGCTGAAGGCCGAGAAGCGGAACGATCATTACAAGCTGAATGGCAACAAGTACTGGATCACCAACGGGCCGGATGCCGACACGCTGGTGGTCTATGCCAAGACCGACCCGGAGGCCGGGAGCAAGGGGATCACCGCCTTCCTGATCGAGAAGAGCATGAAGGGGTTCTCGACCAGCCCGCATTTCGACAAGCTGGGGATGCGCGGGTCGAACACTGCCGAGCTGATCTTCGAGGACGTGGAAGTGCCCTTCGAGAACGTGCTGGGCGAGGAAGGTAAGGGCGTGCGCGTTCTGATGTCTGGCCTCGATTACGAGCGGGTGGTGCTGGCCGGGATCGGGCTTGGCATCATGGCCTCGTGCCTCGACGAGATCATGCCGTACATGGTGGAGCGCAAGCAATTCGGCCAGCCGATCGGGAATTTCCAGCTGATGCAGGGGAAGATCGCCGACATGTACACGGCGATGAATTCGGCGAGGGCCTATGTGTATGAAGTTGCCAAGGCCTGTGACCGGGGGGAAGTGACCCGGCAGGATGCGGCGGCGTGCTGTCTTTATGCCAGCGAGCAGGCGATGGTGCAGGCGCACCAGGCCGTGCAGGCGATGGGTGGCGCGGGCTTCCTGAACGATGCGCCGGTGGCAAGGATTTTCCGGGATGCCAAGCTGATGGAGATCGGCGCCGGGACGAGCGAGATCCGGCGGATGCTGGTGGGTCGCGAGCTGATGGGGGCGATGTCGTGA
- a CDS encoding lysozyme inhibitor LprI family protein gives MRIALLAVMLAGPVAAQERVFDASVAEACLESVGVSGAFEDCVGQAAERCMDETDGGQTTAGMSQCLQAEAQWWDTVLNATYGELLAFSKEADAANGVEVPSQETALRDMQRAWIGYRDAKCGFERSQWGRGSGAGPAVAACLMEETAQQARVLKSALPE, from the coding sequence GTGAGGATCGCGCTTCTGGCGGTGATGCTGGCGGGGCCTGTGGCGGCGCAGGAGCGGGTGTTCGATGCGTCCGTGGCCGAGGCCTGTCTCGAGAGCGTCGGGGTGTCGGGTGCGTTCGAGGACTGCGTGGGGCAGGCGGCTGAACGGTGCATGGACGAGACCGATGGCGGGCAAACGACCGCGGGCATGAGCCAGTGTTTGCAGGCCGAGGCGCAGTGGTGGGACACGGTGCTGAACGCGACCTATGGCGAGCTGCTGGCGTTTTCCAAGGAGGCGGATGCGGCGAACGGGGTCGAGGTGCCGAGCCAGGAGACGGCGCTGCGGGACATGCAGCGGGCGTGGATCGGCTATCGCGACGCGAAATGCGGGTTCGAGCGGTCGCAATGGGGCCGGGGCTCGGGCGCCGGACCGGCGGTGGCCGCGTGCCTGATGGAAGAGACGGCGCAGCAGGCGCGCGTGTTGAAATCGGCGCTGCCGGAGTAG
- a CDS encoding AMP-binding protein: protein MLVRAGSYEALYDGFRWNLPEQLNMAAQVCDYWAGTAPDRVAIVDLSDGRQEITYGRLREMADGLAQALVARGIGRGDRVGVLRSQGAWCAAAHVAIWKIGAISIPLFKLFKQDALTSRVSDAGAQVVVTDAEGVGMLTALPGVSAFVPEEERLPGGRFETVETAADDPAVLIYTSGTTGSPKGALHAHRVLTGHLPGVEMSHDFLGEEDDCLWTPADWAWIGGLFDVLMPGLALGVPVVAARLAKFTPEECVRVVREASVRNVFFPPTALRMLKAADTRIEGLRTVASGGEPLGGEMLDWGRSAFGVTINEFYGQTECNMVASSCGALFSPLPGCLGKPVPGHEIAVLDEAGEPADGEGDVAIRRGSASMMLEYWKRPEATAEKFRGDWMLTGDRGAWEGDYLRFVGREDDVITSAGYRIGPAEIEDCLLKHPAVATVGVVGKPDEMRTEIVKAFVVLKDGETPSDEMAEALQVFVKERLASYSYPREIAFLDELPMTVTGKVIRKELKARAAAEGGS, encoded by the coding sequence ATGCTGGTTAGGGCCGGGTCATACGAGGCGCTGTACGACGGGTTCCGGTGGAACCTGCCGGAGCAGCTGAACATGGCGGCGCAGGTGTGCGATTACTGGGCCGGGACGGCGCCCGACCGGGTTGCGATCGTCGATCTGAGCGACGGGCGGCAGGAGATCACCTATGGCCGGCTGCGGGAGATGGCCGACGGGCTGGCGCAGGCGCTGGTGGCGCGCGGTATTGGCCGCGGCGACCGGGTGGGCGTGCTGCGGAGCCAGGGCGCGTGGTGTGCGGCGGCGCATGTGGCGATCTGGAAAATCGGTGCGATTTCAATCCCCTTGTTCAAGCTCTTCAAGCAGGATGCGCTGACGAGCCGGGTGTCGGATGCGGGGGCCCAGGTTGTGGTGACCGATGCCGAGGGCGTGGGGATGCTGACGGCGTTGCCGGGCGTTTCGGCCTTCGTTCCGGAGGAGGAGCGTTTGCCCGGGGGGCGGTTCGAAACGGTGGAGACGGCGGCGGACGACCCGGCGGTGCTGATCTATACTTCCGGGACGACGGGCAGCCCCAAGGGGGCGCTGCACGCGCATCGGGTGCTGACGGGGCATCTGCCGGGGGTCGAGATGAGCCATGATTTCCTGGGCGAAGAGGACGATTGCCTGTGGACGCCGGCGGATTGGGCGTGGATCGGCGGTCTGTTCGATGTGCTGATGCCCGGGCTGGCGCTGGGGGTGCCGGTGGTGGCGGCAAGGCTGGCGAAATTCACGCCGGAGGAATGCGTGAGGGTCGTGCGCGAAGCCTCTGTCAGGAATGTGTTTTTCCCGCCCACGGCGCTCAGGATGCTGAAGGCGGCGGATACCCGGATCGAGGGGTTGAGGACGGTCGCAAGCGGCGGGGAGCCGCTGGGGGGCGAGATGCTTGACTGGGGGCGGTCGGCCTTCGGGGTGACGATCAACGAGTTTTACGGGCAGACCGAGTGCAACATGGTGGCGAGTTCCTGCGGGGCCCTCTTCAGCCCGTTGCCGGGCTGCCTCGGGAAGCCGGTGCCGGGGCACGAGATCGCGGTGCTGGATGAGGCCGGCGAGCCTGCGGATGGCGAGGGCGACGTGGCGATAAGGCGTGGCTCGGCCTCGATGATGCTGGAATACTGGAAGCGGCCGGAGGCGACGGCGGAGAAGTTTCGCGGCGACTGGATGCTGACCGGGGACAGGGGCGCCTGGGAGGGCGATTACCTGCGCTTCGTGGGGCGGGAGGATGATGTGATCACCTCGGCCGGGTACCGGATCGGGCCTGCGGAGATCGAGGATTGCCTGCTGAAGCACCCGGCGGTGGCGACGGTCGGCGTGGTGGGCAAACCGGACGAGATGCGCACCGAGATCGTCAAGGCCTTCGTGGTGCTGAAGGACGGGGAAACGCCGAGCGACGAGATGGCCGAGGCGCTTCAGGTGTTCGTGAAGGAACGGCTGGCAAGCTATTCCTATCCAAGGGAAATCGCGTTTCTCGATGAGCTGCCGATGACGGTGACGGGCAAGGTCATCCGCAAGGAGCTGAAGGCGCGTGCGGCGGCGGAGGGTGGCTCATGA
- a CDS encoding OmpW/AlkL family protein → MKTLTKLALTTALATVAAAPALAQSKGDMLLGLGVHWVMPTDSWSATLAGPVRVDDNVRPTLTFEYFVADRIGLEVLAAWPFEHDAQLLGAGDVVKTKHLPPTVSIQYHFTNSSNITPFAGIGVNYTHFWDEKGTGVLAGVPVSLDDSWGVAVHAGLDFKISEKASLRADIRWMDIDTKAKVGGVPIGNVSIDPIVIGAAYVMKF, encoded by the coding sequence ATGAAAACCCTCACGAAACTTGCCCTCACCACCGCCCTCGCCACCGTAGCGGCCGCCCCGGCCCTCGCACAGTCCAAGGGCGACATGCTCCTCGGCCTCGGTGTCCACTGGGTGATGCCGACCGACAGCTGGAGCGCCACGCTCGCCGGTCCGGTTCGCGTCGACGACAACGTCCGCCCGACCCTGACCTTCGAATACTTCGTCGCCGACCGTATCGGCCTCGAAGTGCTGGCCGCCTGGCCCTTCGAACACGACGCCCAGCTGCTGGGCGCCGGTGACGTCGTCAAGACCAAGCACCTCCCGCCGACGGTCTCGATCCAGTACCACTTCACCAACTCGTCGAACATCACGCCCTTCGCCGGCATCGGTGTCAACTACACCCACTTCTGGGATGAAAAAGGTACCGGCGTTCTGGCCGGCGTGCCGGTCAGCCTCGACGACAGCTGGGGCGTCGCCGTCCACGCGGGCCTCGACTTCAAGATCAGCGAGAAAGCCTCGCTGCGTGCCGACATCCGCTGGATGGACATCGACACCAAGGCCAAGGTCGGCGGCGTGCCGATCGGCAATGTCAGCATCGACCCGATCGTGATCGGTGCCGCCTACGTCATGAAATTCTGA